The DNA window ATAAAACAGAACAATCCTTTCATAAAAGAAATCACCCTTTATTTCATACATCCCAAAACAAAATACGCCCAACAATGCAACATAATAACGCCTCTATATAGAAAATACACACTAAAAGAGATGAAAGAAGCAAGAAAAGAAGGTATGAAACTTTACAGGGCTCTTTTAAAGAAAAACCCTATAATTACAAAAAACGCAATGTATATATTAAGCTATAACCCGTTTGAAAAAGAAAGTTACGTTATCTTAAAAATAGATATTAATTATGCAGTTTTCAGTGAAAGAATAAAAAAAATGGCTGCCATTTTGATTTTTACTTTTATTATTATTTCACTTATAGGTACAGTAATAGTACTTTTGATAAACTCCACACTTAAAACCCTTGAGAGTTTTACACAGTCAATAAAAAATGAAACCGTTTTTAAAAATAATGTTGAGGATAAAAACTTAAAAGAAGTAATTACGGCATACAACAATACACTTAAAAAACTTCAAGAAGCTATAAAATCAAAAGATGATTTCATACATTTTGCCCTCCACGAATTGGCAACTCCTATTAGTATTTTAACTTTATATATGGATGATTATGATGAGCTCAAACCTGCCATTAAAAAATTATATTCATCATACAAAAATATGAGTTATTACATTGACAAAAACCATAAAAGAGTAAAAAAAATAAATTTAAAAGAGCTTGTTTCAAAACGAATTGAATATTTCAAAGACATAGCAAAAAGCGAAAATAAAAAAATAATAGCATCACTAGAGGATTTTTATATCTGTGCAAACGAAGAAGATATGGAAATATTAATAGACAACAACATAAAAAATGCCCTTA is part of the Caminibacter pacificus genome and encodes:
- a CDS encoding sensor histidine kinase → MIFVFLLSLLFIGTAYIKIQNKYINSQKELIFYKIEYLSNNFLQEILKEYNLKKKEIIKAHKYLLSHLKKEDIQQIKKKLGPNFHIFVTNKNFVITHTTFKYDQNFSLAFVKDLLMSHKTIHVSPPICEPATTNFISFSDVYKNGIVTQIGYIYKNPKINYFKEQIKKIKQNNPFIKEITLYFIHPKTKYAQQCNIITPLYRKYTLKEMKEARKEGMKLYRALLKKNPIITKNAMYILSYNPFEKESYVILKIDINYAVFSERIKKMAAILIFTFIIISLIGTVIVLLINSTLKTLESFTQSIKNETVFKNNVEDKNLKEVITAYNNTLKKLQEAIKSKDDFIHFALHELATPISILTLYMDDYDELKPAIKKLYSSYKNMSYYIDKNHKRVKKINLKELVSKRIEYFKDIAKSENKKIIASLEDFYICANEEDMEILIDNNIKNALKYSTSEAIRINLKKNVLSFENGGIISDKEKIFKKFYREENVKGGFGLGLYIIKTIAEKYEIKIDVLSENKTVKFIYTLKESNENCSN